One segment of Eschrichtius robustus isolate mEscRob2 chromosome 3, mEscRob2.pri, whole genome shotgun sequence DNA contains the following:
- the KCNA2 gene encoding potassium voltage-gated channel subfamily A member 2: MTVATGDPVDEAAALPGHPQDTYDPEADHECCERVVINISGLRFETQLKTLAQFPETLLGDPKKRMRYFDPLRNEYFFDRNRPSFDAILYYYQSGGRLRRPVNVPLDIFSEEIRFYELGEEAMEMFREDEGYIKEEERPLPENEFQRQVWLLFEYPESSGPARIIAIVSVMVILISIVSFCLETLPIFRDENEDMHGSGVTFHTYSNSTIGYQQSTSFTDPFFIVETLCIIWFSFEFLVRFFACPSKAGFFTNIMNIIDIVAIIPYFITLGTELAEKPEDAQQGQQAMSLAILRVIRLVRVFRIFKLSRHSKGLQILGQTLKASMRELGLLIFFLFIGVILFSSAVYFAEADERESQFPSIPDAFWWAVVSMTTVGYGDMVPTTIGGKIVGSLCAIAGVLTIALPVPVIVSNFNYFYHRETEGEEQAQYLQVTSCPKIPSSPDLKKSRSASTISKSDYMEIQEGVNNSNEDFREENLKTANCTLANTNYVNITKMLTDV, from the coding sequence ATGACAGTAGCCACCGGAGACCCAGTGGATGAGGCCGCTGCCCTCCCTGGGCACCCGCAGGACACCTATGACCCAGAAGCAGACCACGAATGCTGTGAGAGGGTGGTGATCAACATCTCAGGGCTGCGGTTTGAGACCCAGCTAAAGACCTTAGCCCAGTTTCCAGAGACCCTCTTAGGGGACCCAAAGAAGCGGATGAGATACTTTGACCCTCTCCGGAATGAGTACTTTTTCGATCGGAACCGCCCAAGCTTTGATGCCATTTTGTACTACTACCAGTCTGGGGGCCGGTTGAGACGACCCGTGAATGTGCCCTTAGATATATTCTCTGAAGAAATTCGGTTTTATGAGCTGGGAGAAGAAGCAATGGAGATGTTTCGGGAAGATGAAGGCTACATCAAAGAGGAAGAGCGTCCTCTACCCGAAAATGAATTTCAGAGACAGGTGTGGCTTCTCTTTGAATACCCAGAGAGCTCAGGGCCTGCCAGGATTATAGCTATTGTATCTGTCATGGTGATCTTGATCTCCATCGTCAGCTTCTGCCTGGAGACGTTGCCCATATTCCGGGATGAGAATGAAGACATGCATGGCAGTGGAGTGACCTTCCATACCTATTCCAATAGCACCATCGGGTACCAGCAGTCCACTTCCTTCACCGACCCTTTCTTCATTGTAGAGACCCTCTGCATCATCTGGTTCTCCTTTGAGTTCTTGGTGAGGTTCTTTGCCTGTCCCAGCAAAGCCGGCTTCTTCACCAACATCATGAACATCATTGATATTGTAGCCATCATCCCCTACTTCATCACCCTGGGAACAGAGCTGGCTGAGAAGCCAGAAGATGCTCAGCAGGGCCAGCAGGCCATGTCACTGGCCATCCTTCGAGTCATCCGGTTGGtaagagtctttaggattttcaagTTGTCCAGACACTCCAAAGGTCTTCAGATTCTAGGTCAGACCCTCAAAGCCAGCATGAGAGAATTGGGCCTCCTGATATTCTTCCTCTTCATCGGGGTCATCCTTTTCTCTAGTGCTGTCTATTTCGCAGAGGCCGATGAGCGAGAGTCCCAATTCCCGAGCATCCCGGATGCCTTCTGGTGGGCAGTCGTCTCCATGACAACTGTAGGCTATGGAGACATGGTTCCAACTACTATTGGGGGAAAGATCGTGGGTTCTCTATGTGCAATTGCAGGTGTGTTAACCATTGCCTTACCTGTCCCCGTCATAGTGTCCAATttcaactacttctaccaccgggagacagagggagaggaacaGGCCCAGTACTTGCAAGTGACGAGCTGTCCAAAGATCCCATCCTCCCCTGACCTAAAGAAAAGTAGAAGTGCCTCTACCATTAGTAAGTCTGACTACATGGAGATCCAGGAGGGGGTAAACAACAGTAACGAGGACTTTAGAGAGGAAAACTTGAAAACAGCCAACTGCACTTTGGCTAATACAAACTATGTGAATATTACCAAAATGTTAACTGATGTCTGA